From the genome of Thiovibrio frasassiensis:
GTGGTTCCGCGCATTTGGGGGGATGCGGAAGAATGATGGCGAGAAAAAAGCATTAGAAGCGGTAATCCATCTTGGCCCAGACGCTCCGGCCGTCTTGGGCCAGCGCGTTCTGCCAGTTGATGTCTGAGGTCGGGTGCTCGTAGTATTGATCGAATAGATTGTGAATGCCCAGCGATATCTCCATCCTCGGGAGCCATTTGCTCGCGGTCACAGTCAGGTTGGAAAGCCAATACCCCTTAAGGTAAGAACCATCTATCGTCTGGCGTTTTGCGTCGTACCGGAGTTCATAGCCCAGACGCAGACCCGGCCAGGGCAGGGGCTGGGACAGGTTGAGTTTTCCAAGCCATTGGGGGGAATTGAGCGGTTCTTCGTTGTTGGCGTACGCGATATCCTGATAGGCCACGCTACCGCGGACGCGCCCGCCGGATTCCCAGGTCTTGTCGGCCGAGAGCTCGACGCCCCGGGCTGTGAGCTTGTCGCCGGACTGGTATTGCGGCAGCCCACTGAGGGGATCAATGCCCAAGGTCACGATATCCAGCATGCTCCACTGATATATCGAGGTGCGCACACTGAAATCACGCGTCAACCGTTGCTCTATGTTCAGCTCCAGGGTATCGATGGTCTCATTTTCCAGGGTTGGATTGGCAACCTGCGCTACTCCGTCGTCGTAGTCTCGCTCGTAGGCGTTGGGAGCGCGGTGGGCGCGGCCGTACATCGCTTTCAGCGTGGTTTCCGGCAAGGCCTGCCAGATGAGCGCTGCCCGGGGGCTAAATAAGGTGTCCGTATTATTGTTGCGGTCCACCCGCACGCCGAGGGTCGTCGACCAGGTGTCGCTGAGGCGCCATTCGTCCTGGGTGTAAATGCCGAACCGGGTGCCTGATCCGTTGATTTGCGTTTCCATCCCCGGGGTGGTGAGGTCGTCGTTGGTCTGGTCGATGCGGCTATTGTTCTGCCCTTCCATTCCCAGCATGAGTTTGTGATTGTTCAGTCCCTTATAGAGCAGGCGCAGTTCGGCGCCCAGCCAGTCACCTGCGGCAGTGGCGAGATTCGGGGCGGTGGCATAATGAAACAAGCCGGTGTAGCGATACTGTCCCAGAAACATTCGACCCAGCACGTCCAGGGTCTTGCGGGCGAAACTGTCCTGATATGCCAGTTGGCTCAACATGGATTTGTCCCGTTCATAGTGGTCCGGGGCCAGCGCATCGGAAAAGAAAGATGCCGTGGGGTCATCCTTGCGGCGATTGCCGTAAATGAAATCAAGGGACAAGGGGCCGCGGATAATGCGGGTGAAGAATTCCTTGTCCCGCTCGCCGTCCTGATTAACGGCCAGGCCGGAGATGTCGCTTTCGCCAGGACCCGCACTCGGGTAGTCCATGAGCAGATCTTCACCCCGGGAGTACATGCCGGAGGCGGAAGCCAGCACGTTAACGCCGTTTCCAAGCACCTTTCCCCAGCTGATGCGGCCTTCCCGGAGGGATTGGGGACTTGTCCAGCCGGCGGACAACTCGCCGCCATCGACCGTGGCTCCACTGCGCGTGATTACGTTGACAACACCGAACATGGCATTCTGACCATAGACCGCGCCACCCGGTCCGGCGATGAATTCAATACGTTCGACCAGGTCCAGATCCAGGGGGAAATCGCGTCCGATTGAAGCGCCGGCATAGACCGTCTCATTGATGCGATTGCCGTTGATGGCGAGCAGCATCCGGGTGTTGTAATCTCCGGGCAGCCCGAAACCACGGGCGCCCAAATAGCTGTATTGACGGTCATAGGTAAGGTGAATGCCGGGCAGGCTGGCCAGGGCTTGGTCCAGGGTGCGCCAACCGAAGGCCTTGATCTCGTCACGGGTGATGACGCTGACCACGGCGGCCACTTCGCTTTGCTTCTGTTCGTACTTGGAGGCGCTGGTCACCGTGGTGTTCAGCAATTGTTCCAGGCTCAGCTCTTTCGAATCGTTTGCCGCCTGGGCAGGCAACGCGAGGGCAAGGGTCAATCCCAGTGCAGGCAGGATGGTTTTGGATATTTCCGTAATCATGAAGAGCATTACCTCGTATGGTCAGGATGAATACGTGCAGGGAAAATGTGCTGAAGGGGTCTGATGATTGGTGTTTTGCTTTTCAAAAGATATAATAAATCAAGCACGGGTGCATAGATATATTTTTTAAAGAGAGAGGAGCATGATTGAACAGCGAGATCATTGCGCAGGATTCTCTGTGTGACAGGCTGTGCAGCTGCATCGCTGGGGGGGCTTTGCAATGATTATGATAAAAAAAATGGGTTACGGTAAATTACCGTAACCCATTGATTTTACTGGTGCCGGGACCAGGATTCGAACCAGGGACACTCGGATTTTCAGTCCGATGCTCTACCGACTGAGCTATCCCGGCAAAAAAGTAGCTATCATATATTGAAATCTGCCCCGCTTGTCAACCTATTTCACGAGGAGACCTTCAGAACCACCCGGGTGTCGGCTACGTGGTCGTGCCATCCGCATTTCTCCCGGTCGATAATACTCCAGAAAAGTCCGAGTCCCACGGGGAGGATCGAAAGAGCAAAGCCGATAAAACGCAGAAAGGCGATACCCGGGGTGACCTCCCCGCCGTCGGACCGGATCACCCTCAGGCCCATGAACATCTTGCCGAGGGTCTGCCCCTGCCAGCCATGCAGGGCGAGAAAATAGACCGCGATGAACAGGGGAAAGGTGAGCAGGAAGAGGAGCAGGCAGAAGAGGAGGGAGGGGATCAGGACGAGCCAGTGGGGAGAATGCACCCAGAGAACCGCCGCCGTCGCACACAGGCAAGCAAAATAGAGCAGGTGGATCAGAAGGATATCGATACCCATGGCCATTCCGCGGGCCAGGAAGCCTGCATATTGGGGTTGGGGGGTGGTTTCCCCGTTCATGGGCATGTCGTTCCCCTTATTGGTCATCGTTTTCCAGGGTCAGGTCGAGGTCCGGGATCTCGGCCAGGGTGTTTGTCGATTTTTTGGCCGCACCGTCCGGGGCTGGGGCAGGCTCGCCATCTTCTAGACTTAAATGGAGTTCTTCCGGCGCCTCGCCAAGGGAGAGATCCATAATATCGTGCTCATCTTCCTTTTCCGCCGGGGCATCGTCAAAATCCATCAGAGAGGAGAGATCGATAATCTCCTCTTCTTCATTGTCCGGAGATTCCCTGGGCTCAT
Proteins encoded in this window:
- a CDS encoding TonB-dependent receptor plug domain-containing protein, yielding MITEISKTILPALGLTLALALPAQAANDSKELSLEQLLNTTVTSASKYEQKQSEVAAVVSVITRDEIKAFGWRTLDQALASLPGIHLTYDRQYSYLGARGFGLPGDYNTRMLLAINGNRINETVYAGASIGRDFPLDLDLVERIEFIAGPGGAVYGQNAMFGVVNVITRSGATVDGGELSAGWTSPQSLREGRISWGKVLGNGVNVLASASGMYSRGEDLLMDYPSAGPGESDISGLAVNQDGERDKEFFTRIIRGPLSLDFIYGNRRKDDPTASFFSDALAPDHYERDKSMLSQLAYQDSFARKTLDVLGRMFLGQYRYTGLFHYATAPNLATAAGDWLGAELRLLYKGLNNHKLMLGMEGQNNSRIDQTNDDLTTPGMETQINGSGTRFGIYTQDEWRLSDTWSTTLGVRVDRNNNTDTLFSPRAALIWQALPETTLKAMYGRAHRAPNAYERDYDDGVAQVANPTLENETIDTLELNIEQRLTRDFSVRTSIYQWSMLDIVTLGIDPLSGLPQYQSGDKLTARGVELSADKTWESGGRVRGSVAYQDIAYANNEEPLNSPQWLGKLNLSQPLPWPGLRLGYELRYDAKRQTIDGSYLKGYWLSNLTVTASKWLPRMEISLGIHNLFDQYYEHPTSDINWQNALAQDGRSVWAKMDYRF
- a CDS encoding RDD family protein, translating into MTNKGNDMPMNGETTPQPQYAGFLARGMAMGIDILLIHLLYFACLCATAAVLWVHSPHWLVLIPSLLFCLLLFLLTFPLFIAVYFLALHGWQGQTLGKMFMGLRVIRSDGGEVTPGIAFLRFIGFALSILPVGLGLFWSIIDREKCGWHDHVADTRVVLKVSS